The following proteins come from a genomic window of Citrobacter europaeus:
- the yacG gene encoding DNA gyrase inhibitor YacG: protein MSEQTIVNCPTCGKPVIWAEVSPFRPFCSKRCQLIDLGEWAAEEKRIPSSGDLSESDDWSEEQK, encoded by the coding sequence ATGTCTGAACAAACTATCGTCAACTGCCCAACCTGTGGCAAACCCGTGATATGGGCTGAAGTCAGTCCGTTTCGCCCATTCTGCAGCAAACGCTGCCAGTTAATCGATCTGGGTGAGTGGGCCGCGGAAGAGAAACGCATCCCAAGCTCTGGCGATCTGTCGGAAAGCGATGACTGGAGTGAAGAGCAGAAGTAA
- the coaE gene encoding dephospho-CoA kinase (Dephospho-CoA kinase (CoaE) performs the final step in coenzyme A biosynthesis.): MRYTVALTGGIGSGKSTVANAFADLGINVIDADIIARQVVEPGTPALKAIEEHFGSEVIAADGSLQRRILRERIFSNPEEKSWLNALLHPLIQQETQRQFQQATSPYVLWVVPLLVENSLYKKANRVLVVDVTPETQLRRTMQRDDVTREHVEQILAAQATREARLAVADDVIDNNGAPEAIASDVARLHALYLQCALQFVSQEKP; encoded by the coding sequence ATGAGGTATACGGTAGCCTTAACCGGCGGCATTGGCAGTGGTAAAAGTACCGTTGCAAATGCGTTCGCTGACCTCGGAATAAACGTCATCGATGCAGATATTATTGCGCGCCAGGTGGTTGAACCCGGCACACCTGCCCTTAAGGCGATCGAAGAACATTTTGGTTCCGAGGTTATAGCCGCGGACGGATCGTTGCAGCGGCGCATTTTACGCGAACGCATTTTTTCCAATCCTGAGGAGAAAAGCTGGCTAAATGCCCTGCTTCATCCGCTTATTCAGCAGGAAACACAGCGCCAGTTTCAGCAAGCGACCTCCCCTTATGTGTTGTGGGTTGTACCTTTGCTGGTAGAAAATTCGCTGTATAAAAAAGCCAACCGTGTACTCGTGGTGGATGTTACCCCCGAGACACAGCTCAGACGCACGATGCAGCGCGATGACGTCACGCGTGAGCATGTTGAACAAATTCTTGCTGCCCAGGCAACGCGTGAAGCGCGTCTGGCCGTGGCAGACGATGTTATTGATAATAATGGCGCACCGGAAGCCATCGCCTCGGATGTCGCCCGCCTGCACGCGCTCTATTTGCAATGCGCGTTGCAGTTTGTCTCACAGGAAAAACCGTAA
- a CDS encoding GMP reductase, with amino-acid sequence MRIEEDLKLGFKDVLIRPKRSTLKSRSDVELERQFTFKHSGQTWSGVPIIAANMDTVGTFAMATALASFDILTAVHKHYSVEDWAAFIAQSSADVLKHVMVSTGTSDADFEKTKQILALNPALNFICIDVANGYSEHFVQFVSKAREAWPTKTICAGNVVTGEMCEELVLSGADIVKVGIGPGSVCTTRVKTGVGYPQLSAVIECADAAHGLGGMIVSDGGCTMPGDVAKAFGGGADFVMLGGMLAGHEESGGKIVEENGEKFMLFYGMSSESAMTRHVGGVAQYRAAEGKTVKLPLRGPVDNTARDILGGLRSACTYVGASRLKELTKRTTFIRVQEQENRVFNSL; translated from the coding sequence ATGCGTATCGAAGAAGATCTGAAGTTAGGTTTCAAAGACGTTCTTATCCGCCCTAAGCGTTCTACTCTCAAAAGCCGTTCCGATGTTGAGTTGGAGCGTCAATTTACCTTTAAGCATTCAGGTCAGACCTGGTCCGGCGTCCCCATTATTGCGGCGAACATGGACACTGTCGGGACGTTTGCCATGGCAACGGCACTGGCATCCTTCGACATCCTGACCGCTGTGCACAAACACTATTCTGTTGAAGACTGGGCTGCCTTTATCGCGCAGAGTTCTGCCGATGTGCTCAAACACGTGATGGTTTCAACCGGTACCTCTGACGCAGATTTCGAAAAAACCAAACAGATTCTGGCGCTTAACCCAGCGCTGAACTTTATCTGCATTGACGTGGCAAATGGCTACTCAGAGCATTTTGTTCAGTTTGTGTCGAAAGCGCGTGAAGCATGGCCGACAAAAACAATTTGTGCGGGCAATGTGGTCACCGGCGAAATGTGTGAAGAGCTGGTACTTTCCGGCGCGGACATTGTTAAAGTCGGCATCGGCCCGGGTTCTGTATGTACCACGCGTGTAAAAACCGGTGTTGGCTATCCACAGCTTTCGGCGGTTATTGAATGTGCCGATGCAGCCCACGGTCTGGGCGGCATGATTGTCAGCGACGGCGGCTGCACAATGCCGGGTGACGTGGCAAAAGCGTTTGGCGGCGGCGCGGACTTCGTGATGCTCGGCGGCATGCTGGCCGGTCATGAAGAAAGCGGCGGCAAAATTGTCGAAGAGAACGGTGAGAAATTCATGCTGTTCTACGGAATGAGCTCTGAATCAGCCATGACGCGTCACGTTGGTGGTGTTGCGCAATACCGTGCAGCGGAAGGTAAAACCGTTAAGCTGCCTCTGCGTGGCCCGGTTGATAATACCGCGCGTGATATCCTCGGCGGCCTGCGTTCTGCCTGTACCTATGTTGGTGCTTCTCGTCTGAAAGAACTGACCAAACGTACAACGTTTATTCGCGTACAGGAACAAGAAAACCGCGTTTTCAATAGCCTGTAA
- the zapD gene encoding cell division protein ZapD — translation MYTQVLFEHPLNEKMRTWLRIEFLIQQLSVNLPITDHAGALHFFRNIGDLLDVFERGEVRTELLKELERQQRKLQAWVEVPGVDQSRIDALRQQLKSAGSVLISAPRIGQTLREDRLIGLVRQRLSIPGGCCSFDLPTLHIWLHLPQPQRDAQVEAWLASLNPLNQALALVLDLIRNSAPFRKQTSLNGFYQDNGEDADLLRLQLPLDSQLYPQISGHKSRFAIRFMPLDSENGQVPERLDFELACC, via the coding sequence ATGTACACCCAGGTCCTTTTTGAACACCCTCTCAATGAGAAGATGCGTACATGGCTGCGCATTGAGTTTTTAATCCAACAGCTCTCCGTTAATTTACCTATTACAGACCATGCAGGCGCACTGCATTTTTTCCGTAATATCGGCGATTTACTGGATGTCTTTGAACGCGGTGAAGTCCGCACCGAACTCCTCAAAGAGTTAGAGCGACAACAGCGAAAACTCCAGGCCTGGGTTGAAGTTCCCGGCGTCGATCAAAGCAGGATCGACGCATTGCGCCAGCAGTTAAAAAGCGCGGGCAGCGTTCTGATTTCGGCCCCGCGTATTGGACAGACACTACGCGAAGATCGTCTGATTGGCCTCGTGCGTCAGCGTTTAAGCATTCCTGGCGGGTGCTGTAGTTTCGATTTGCCAACCCTGCATATTTGGTTGCATTTACCACAGCCGCAACGCGACGCGCAGGTTGAAGCCTGGCTTGCCAGCCTGAATCCGCTCAATCAGGCGCTAGCACTGGTGCTGGATTTGATTCGCAACTCTGCGCCGTTCCGTAAGCAAACCAGCCTGAATGGTTTTTACCAGGACAACGGCGAAGATGCCGATCTGCTGCGCTTGCAGCTGCCGCTTGATTCGCAGCTTTATCCGCAAATTTCTGGTCATAAGAGCCGTTTTGCCATTCGCTTTATGCCGCTGGATAGCGAAAATGGCCAGGTGCCTGAGCGTCTCGATTTTGAGCTGGCGTGCTGTTAA
- the mutT gene encoding 8-oxo-dGTP diphosphatase MutT yields the protein MKILQIAVGIIRNQHHEIFITQRAADAHMANKLEFPGGKIEAGETPEQALIRELQEEVGITPTHSSLFEKLEYQFPDRHITLWFWLVESWEGEPWGKEGQPAQWIAQAALNAEDFPPANAPVIEKLIAG from the coding sequence ATGAAAATATTGCAGATCGCCGTCGGGATTATTCGTAATCAGCACCATGAAATTTTCATAACTCAGCGTGCGGCTGATGCCCACATGGCAAATAAGCTGGAGTTTCCCGGCGGAAAAATTGAAGCGGGTGAAACGCCAGAGCAGGCACTGATTCGCGAGTTACAGGAAGAAGTGGGCATTACGCCGACCCATAGCTCGCTGTTCGAAAAGCTGGAGTATCAGTTTCCGGACCGGCATATCACTCTGTGGTTCTGGCTGGTTGAAAGCTGGGAAGGCGAACCATGGGGAAAAGAGGGGCAACCAGCGCAGTGGATTGCGCAAGCTGCTCTAAATGCGGAAGATTTTCCGCCGGCGAATGCGCCGGTCATTGAAAAGCTGATTGCTGGCTAA